Genomic segment of Octadecabacter arcticus 238:
TCGGCACGCTGACGCGGTCGATCTTTAACCCATTGGGCCGATCAAACGTTGCGAGAGTGCGGCCAAGCGGATCGTCCTGCCCCGCAATTGCGTCCAAGGCATCCGCCATGCCAGCAACGCGATCTGTCGTCAGTGTCAGCCTGTCGATAAAGGCCGCATCTTTGCCACTGTCACGCACACCTTCAACATCCTTGGCATTGGCTGACAGAATGTCCGACGCACGTTCGCGCAGGGCACTGGCGGCATGTGTCAGGGCTGAATTGCGCTGTTCGGCAGTTGCCAATGCAAGGTCACGTGCCGCCGCTTTGGCGCGCTGCCCAAGCTCTGCGATGACATCTGCGATTGTTTTCTCTGGGTCAGCCTTGGTCATGACGACATCATTCATTTTTTGGTTCCTCGCTGCGACACCCTCGGGGGCGCGTTTTATTTCAAAGCATCGGCGCGGGCGTAGGCCGCGTGCACAGTGTCATGGAACAGCGCATCAAGTTGACTGTCCCGCATCAATTGCTCAAGTCCGGCCTGCGTCGTTCCGTTTTTGCTAGTGACCGAATTGCGCAACTCTTCCAGCGACGCGTCGGACTGGCGCGCCGTTTCAACAGCGCCTGCAATGGTGTCAAAAACCAACGTACGTGCGGTGGCCTGATCAAAGCCCACAGATTTCGCTGCTTCAACATAGCTGCGCATCATTTCGAAAACATATCCCGGCCCGCTGCCACTGACCGCCGTCAGTCGATCGATTTCGTCCTCGCTTGCCAATAGAACACACGTTCCGGTCAGGGCAATCAACGCGGTCACATCAGCCAACTGTGCTTTGGAACACGCCTTGTTTGCAAACATCCCTGAAACGCCCAGCCCGACCATCGCGCCCATGTTCGGCATCACCCGAACAATAGCCGCGTCGCCCACAACCCCAGCAATTGTTGCAACGCTGCACCCTGCTGCGATGGATACAAAGCAACCACCGGATTTCAGCGCGGGGGCATAGTCCGGCAGGACATCTGCAATCATCTGCGGCTTGATCGCAATCAAGATGACGTCAAAGGCACCAGCAGGCAAATCCGTCGTTTTTGACACATGCGAAACGCCATCCGGCAGGGCCGTTGCGGCAGGATCAGCAACGGTGAAATGATACGCATCCTCACTTGCCCACTGGCGCAACATCGCGCCACCCATCTTACCACATCCAATCAAAAGTATCTTCATCTTGATCTCCCTTTCCTTCGGCGGCCTATCCAGAAACTGCGCTGCAGTATCGCTTGCGCAGTCGGGGCCGCACGCATCGTCGCGGCCTTCACTTGGCGCACGTCAAAACTGGTCTTTTAACACTTCGCACAACAACGACCTATTTGCATTCCCATGTCGGGTGCGTGCTATACATCAGCGAATCATTAGAATGAACAGTGCTACAGGGCGGTGTCGCGTGACGCAAACCGTTCCGGAATTTGCCTGTTAAATCAGAAAGTAATTGGAGATACTCGTGCCCAAGAAGAAAAAGATCGTCGTCAAGATCGGTTCCAGCCTATTGGCAAACAGTGACAGGCTGACGCTTCGATATGCCTTCATGAACGGGTTGATGAGCGACCTCGCCCAGCTGCAAAAAGAAGGTTACGACATCATCCTCACATCCTCCGGTTCGGTGGCTTTGGGGTTGAATATGATTGGCAAACGCCCCGAGGATGCGGGCATTATGGACAAGCAAGCGGCGGCAGCCTGTGGTCAGCCACTGCTGATGAATGCCTACCGTCAAGTCGCGTCAGAACACGGGATGGATGTCGGCCAAATGCTTGTGACCGTCGACGACATGGAAGAAAGACGTCGCTTTTTGAACATCAAAAACACGATGTCGCGGTTGTTCGAAAGCGACATTATGCCGATCATCAACGAGAACGATTCCGTTGCCACCCACGACTTGCGTGTGGGCGATAACGACCGCCTTTCCGCAAAAGTGGCCCAGATGATTGAGGCCGATGTATTGATCATTTTGACCAGTGTGGAAGGGTTATACGACCGCGATCCATCAGATCCGGACGCAAAGTTCATTGCGGAAATTAAAGACGTCAGCGAGCATCTAGAATCAACCACGGGCGTAAGCGCCCTCGGCAGCGGTGGCATGTTGACCAAGATGCAGGCCGCAAGCATGGCACAGAATGCAGGGGTAGAAACGATCATCGCAGACGGGATCATTGAACGTCCAGTTTCGTCTGTCCTCAAGAACGAACGCCGCTATACGCGGTGCCTTGTGACGGGTAAAACGGCATCCCCGCTCAAAGTCTGGCTCAGCAATCGGTTGCAGGTCGCTGGCACGCTCGTTGTCTCAACCGAAGTGGCGGCATCCGTGATTGCCGGTGAATGCGGCATCACCCGACAGGACGTGATTTCGATCCAAGGTGATTTCAGCAAGGGCGACGTGCTGCACGTCTATGACGAAGACGGAACGGAAGTGGCCCGTGGCCTGACAAACTTCTCGTCTGAGGAAACGATGCTGATGGCGCGTCACATCGATATGCCGATTGAGGACGTTATCGGCTACAAAACGAAAAGCGATGTCATCGCTGCTGCAAACATGCTGGTCTTAGAAGAAAACCACCTGCTCTTGGATGCACTAGAAGAAGACCAGCGCGTTGTTGTACCTCTGTAGGCGATCAATAAATTCCTGCGTCTTTTGATGCGCCGTGCGCGCCGGATTAAAATTCCGGGTCCCGCGCGCTGAATATCGATGAGAAACATACGCAGGCAAGCGCGATCGACTTCATTGACCACATCATTGAAAAGTTGCCTTTCCGCATTCGCAAAGTTCCACCGCTCTCGGGATCATGCTTCGCATAACCCTACCGGGCAATGGATCGTGGCCACGCGTTCCAAGCTGAATTTCATTGGAACGTTGAAGACCTTGGGCTCAGGCACGCCTACATAAAGCGTGTCACGCCCCAGCTAAACGGAAAGGTGAAACGATCTGACCTCCCCCCAAGGCTCCCCCTTTCATAACCAGAGCTTGCGGGTCAGAGTTTGTTTGACCCGCAAGCTAATTTCATATGGATCACTTTGAGCTAGCGCCGTCACGGCAGTGTCTTCGCGACAATCGCGACACGATCATGAGAGGCGTTATTTCGGGGGATTAGATGTTTTTCGCCAGTTTCTTGGCTTTTCTGGATTGATCTAAGATCGTTTTTCACTGCCTCAACTTGCTGACGAATGGTTTTGGCAGTGTCACGAATCATTGAGAACTTACGACGCAATGTATTAGATTCTGAATTTTTGATGTGCTCAAAGGAAAAATGCCTCACCGAGTTTCACGTGTCCGAAAATATCCGCCAAAGAGCGCGCTTTGGGTGATCGCGCGACCCCGAGCTCTGCGCGCCAAGACTCCTCAACGTCTTCAACTTGGCCAACAGCCGCGCCATGATAGCCGCTTTAAATCTGCACAAAGAGAAGCCGTTGATGAACAGAGATGGTACCCGTAATTCGACCCATTTGCAGCCAACTTAAGGTGGATCAGGATTTTATTTAGGCTTCTGATCTCATTGTTTCCGTTTTTTTCATAGGCTTCATCTGGGATCAAGATTCCGTGCGTGGAACATGGCCGTTCGGTGTTGTAGTCCGCGATCCATTTTCCGATTCCAGCGCGTGTCTCCGATCAGTACTTTCGTTTCGTCATTTCGGACGACCTCTTTCATAAGTTGATCCACCTTAACGACTGGTCCGAATTCCTGCGAACCACCTCTACAAACCCGTTGCAGGCCAGATCGCGGCAAGAGACGGGTCAATCGTTTTGCCCCCACAGCGCCCCTACGCAAATTCACTTCTGTTAACATTTACGAGTACCTTGTGCTTGGCCCGCCCTGCCAGCGGCGTTATCACCTAAATCTGAAACACATCCCGGAGCCCCCCCCATGACCGCAGTTGCAGATCGCATCGCCCGCACCATCGCCACCGACATTGGCGCGCGACCGGAACAGGTCAACGCGACCGTCGCTATGTTAGACGGCGGCGATACTGTTCCGTTTGTCGCGCGGTATCGCAAAGAGGCAACGGGCGGTTTGGACGACACGCAATTGCGCCGACTGGCCGAACGTCTTGAGTATCTACGCGATCTGGAAAAGCGGCGGGCCAGTATCCTCGGAGAGATCACATCGCAGGGTAAACTAAACGACACATTGGCCCGTTCCATCGCAACCGCAGACACCAAAGCGGTGCTTGAGGATTTGTATCTGCCGTTCAAACCCAAGCGGCGCACGAAAGCAATGATCGCCCGCGAAAACGGCCTGGAACCACTGTTGCGTGGTATCTTTGCGAGCCGGGCTGCAGATCCAGCGGTGCTTGCGCGGGCCTATCTGTCCGAGGCCATCCCGACACAAAAGGACGCGCTGAGCGGTGCGCGTGACATTCTCGTTGAGGAGCTGGGCGAGAATGCTGCACTGCTCGGGCGTATTCGCGACATCATGCAACGAGAGGCGCTGATCACCGCGCGCGTCATGAAAGGTAAGGAAGACATCGGGGCAAAGTTCTCGGATTACTTCGCCCATAGTGAAAAGTGGGCAACGATCCCGTCGCACCGGGCACTGGCCATCCTGCGAGCCGCTAAAGAAGAGATTGTCACACTCGACATCGCCCCAGAACCAGAGACGGGACTTGAGCGTGTCATCGCCATCGTCGCCGCCGAAATCGGCATACCCGGACAGACAAAGGGTGATCTTTGGTTGAAAGAGGTCGCAGTATGGGCGTGGAAAGTAAAACTGAGCACGACGATGTTCATGGACCTTTTGACAGACCTCCGCCGCCGCGCCCACGCCGCTGCCATCGACGTCTTTGCGCGCAACCTGCGCGATTTGCTCCTTGCTGCCCCCGCGGGTCCGCGCGCGACTTTGGGCCTCGATCCCGGTATCCGAACGGGTTGCAAAATCGCAGTTGTGGACGAAACAGGTAAGTTGCTGGACACGTCGACGATTTATCCGTTCCAGCCGCACAATGATTTGCGCGGGGCCGAAGAAACCCTCATCAAAATGATCCGCGACCACGACGTCGCCCTGATCGCCATTGGCAACGGAACCGCCAGCCGCGAATCTGAACGACTCGTTGCAGATGTGATCAAACGGCTCCCCACTGACACCATCCGTCCCACGTCCGTGATCGTGTCAGAAGCCGGTGCGTCGGTCTACTCCGCGTCCGAACTGGCGTCGCTGGAATTCCCCGACATCGATGTTTCTATCCGCGGGGCGGTGTCCATTGCACGCCGGTTGCAAGACCCGTTGGCGGAACTGGTCAAGATCGAACCGCAAGCCATCGGCGTTGGCCAATATCAACATGACGTGGATCAGAGCCGTCTTGCACAATCCCTTGCGGTTGTGGTCGAAGACGCGGTGAACGCGGTCGGTGTCGATCTAAACATGGCCTCCGCGCCGCTGCTTTCGCATATCGCAGGTCTAGGTCCGACGCTGGCGCAATCCATCGTGGCACATCGCGATATCAACGGCCCCTTTGCGACCCGCAAGGCGCTGCTTAAAGTGGCCGGATTGGGGCCGAAGGCGTTTGAGCAATGCGCGGGTTTCTTGCGGATCACGGGTGGAACAGAACCATTGGACGCATCGTCCGTCCATCCCGAAGCTTACGGTGTGGCCCGCAAAATCGTGCAGGCCTGTGGCCGCGATATCCGCGCGATCATGGGCGATACCAGCGCGCTGGCGGGCCTTCGGGCAGAACAGTTTGTCGATGATAGCTTCGGGCTGCCCACGGTGCGCGATATTTTGACCGAACTGGAAAAACCGGGCCGCGACCCGCGCCCAACCTTCAAGACGGCCACCTTTGCAGATGGCATAAACAGCATCACAGACCTAAAATCCGGCATGTCGCTGGAAGGCACCGTGACCAATGTCGCCGCCTTTGGGGCTTTTGTTGATATAGGCGTGCATCAGGACGGCTTGGTCCATGTCAGCCAACTCGCCGATCGTTTTGTTAAAGACCCACATGATATCGTGAAAGCCGGTGACGTGGTGCGCGTTCGTGTCACCGAAATCGACGTGCCACGCAAACGCATCGCGCTGAGCATGCGCAAAGATGGTGGTGATGCCCCATCACCGCGTGAACGCGATAGTAAAAAACCACAACCGGCACGCGCAACAAAACCCGTCAACGCACGCCCGACCAAGCCAGAAAGTCAGGGCACATTCGGTTCGGCATTAGCAGACGCACTGAAAGGACGCGGCAAGGAGTCCTGAGGAGGAACCGCATTGATTGCATCTGAAACAAAGTCGTTCTTGAAAACCAATTTTAATTTGCGGCTCTAACGAACAGCATTTGAACCTTGGCAAGGACACCGCGAACGTAATAGGTGCAGTGGTCATAGGGAGAAATGGATTCGTCAATCTCGGGTGATAATCGATTGAAACTCCCCGAACAGACAACCGTCCTGGAACACATTCCAGCTAACACAAGCCGTCGCGATATAGACCGCCGAAGAGGTCGGCGTGGATAAGCGGCCTTTGGTTGGTTCAGGCCAATGGTCCAATCTACGGCGCGCATCAAACACGACCCAAGTCAGTTTGGCTAAAGCGTTCCTTCATTGGGAATGCCGGTCTCTTTGGAGCGAAAACACGTTGGCTGTAGACTTTCCCTTGTTTTGCTAGGACTCATGAATTTCCGAAAACTTGAAAGAATCATTGCGATGTCCCCTGCCCAAACACCCAAAAACAGAAAACGTGGTTGGATTATTCCAATCGGTGGCGGGGATAGAAAAGTTCATACGTCAACAATCCTTCAGCGCTTGGTTGAGCTGAGCGGTGGTTCAGATGCCCGCATGGTTATTATCCCGACCGCGTCCCAATTGGATACAGCAGGGCAACGCACGCGCGATGTGTTTCGAGAACTGGGTCTGAGCGGCATTGAGATCGTCGACCTTGAAACCCGCGCCGATTGTGAAAGACCTGAGATCCTTGAGACATTGAGGACTGCGACAGGCGTGTTCTTTACGGGCGGCAACCAGCTTCGGCTCGCGACGACCATTGGCGGTACATCTGCTGCAAAAGTGCTGCGTTCTGGCAATGCAAGTGGGGTTCACATCGCTGGAACGTCCGCAGGGGCGGCGTTTGTCTGCGAACATATGATTGCAATTGGCAAGTCTGGTGGAACCCCAAAACGCGGTATGGCGTCATTGTCGCCGGGCCTTGGACTGACCAATCGCGTGATTGTCGATCAGCATTTTCGGGAACGCGACCGTTTGGGAAGGTTACTGACAGCATTGGCATATAATCCGTTTGCAACCGGCGTCGGTGTCGATGAAGATACAGCTGCGTTCATCGGGCCCGATGACGTGATCGAAGTGTTCGGAAGCGGTGGTTTAACGATCGTTGATCCGTCAGAACTCGAATTTTCCTCGATGGCGGACACGAACATGGGGGCAGCTGTTGGGCTTGTTGGCGTAAAGCTGCACATCCTCTTGGCTGGCGACAAGTACGACCTGAATTCACGACAGGCTTATCCAATCGGCGACGCTAACCATCCGTAAACCCACCAAACAGCAAGGGGAACCTTTATGAAGATACTTGAGACGTCCGTTTTTCGAGGTCCTAATATCTATGCAAAGTTCCCCGTCATTCGTCATGTTGTCGATATTGGCATTCTTGAAGATTGGCCGTCTGCCAAGATTGGTGAAGAATTCATCGACAAGTTGCTAGAGGTCTTGCCGGGATTGCGCGATCATGGGTGTTCGTATCGCGAACCCGGTGGTTTCGTGCGTCGCTTGCGCGAGGACGAGGGCACATGGATGGCCCACATATGGGAACATATGTCGATAGAACTGCAGAACGTCGCTGGACTAGAGGTCACGTTCGGGCGGACCCGCGGTGCCGGTGAAACCGGTGTCTACAACATGGTCTTCCAATATGAGGAAGAAGAAGTTGGGCTACGAGCCAGCCAGCTCGCTCTCGATTTCATTCACAACTTGTTGCCGCACAAACTGGTCGAAAATGGCGAACATGTTGCGGATTTTGATTTTACCTACGAAATTGAGAATTTCATCAGGGCGGCGCAGCGCAAGGCATTGGGACCATCGACCGCGTCTTTGGTGGCAGCCGCAGTCGGACGCGACATTCCGTGGATGCGTTTGAACGAATACAGCCTGATCCAGCTTGGCTACGGCAAATACCAAAAGCGCATTCAGGCGACGATCACGTCCGAAACTGATTACATCGCAACCGATTTGGCATCCGACAAAAAGGCGACCAACCGCATTTTAGGCGACTTGGGCCTGCCTGTGCCGCGCCAGATCGCAGTCACCAGTCCCGAAGATGCTATCAGGGCGGCCAATCGCATCGGGTATCCGGTGGTGGTTAAACCGCTAGACGGTAA
This window contains:
- a CDS encoding pyrroline-5-carboxylate reductase family protein, translated to MKILLIGCGKMGGAMLRQWASEDAYHFTVADPAATALPDGVSHVSKTTDLPAGAFDVILIAIKPQMIADVLPDYAPALKSGGCFVSIAAGCSVATIAGVVGDAAIVRVMPNMGAMVGLGVSGMFANKACSKAQLADVTALIALTGTCVLLASEDEIDRLTAVSGSGPGYVFEMMRSYVEAAKSVGFDQATARTLVFDTIAGAVETARQSDASLEELRNSVTSKNGTTQAGLEQLMRDSQLDALFHDTVHAAYARADALK
- the proB gene encoding glutamate 5-kinase — encoded protein: MPKKKKIVVKIGSSLLANSDRLTLRYAFMNGLMSDLAQLQKEGYDIILTSSGSVALGLNMIGKRPEDAGIMDKQAAAACGQPLLMNAYRQVASEHGMDVGQMLVTVDDMEERRRFLNIKNTMSRLFESDIMPIINENDSVATHDLRVGDNDRLSAKVAQMIEADVLIILTSVEGLYDRDPSDPDAKFIAEIKDVSEHLESTTGVSALGSGGMLTKMQAASMAQNAGVETIIADGIIERPVSSVLKNERRYTRCLVTGKTASPLKVWLSNRLQVAGTLVVSTEVAASVIAGECGITRQDVISIQGDFSKGDVLHVYDEDGTEVARGLTNFSSEETMLMARHIDMPIEDVIGYKTKSDVIAAANMLVLEENHLLLDALEEDQRVVVPL
- a CDS encoding Tex family protein → MTAVADRIARTIATDIGARPEQVNATVAMLDGGDTVPFVARYRKEATGGLDDTQLRRLAERLEYLRDLEKRRASILGEITSQGKLNDTLARSIATADTKAVLEDLYLPFKPKRRTKAMIARENGLEPLLRGIFASRAADPAVLARAYLSEAIPTQKDALSGARDILVEELGENAALLGRIRDIMQREALITARVMKGKEDIGAKFSDYFAHSEKWATIPSHRALAILRAAKEEIVTLDIAPEPETGLERVIAIVAAEIGIPGQTKGDLWLKEVAVWAWKVKLSTTMFMDLLTDLRRRAHAAAIDVFARNLRDLLLAAPAGPRATLGLDPGIRTGCKIAVVDETGKLLDTSTIYPFQPHNDLRGAEETLIKMIRDHDVALIAIGNGTASRESERLVADVIKRLPTDTIRPTSVIVSEAGASVYSASELASLEFPDIDVSIRGAVSIARRLQDPLAELVKIEPQAIGVGQYQHDVDQSRLAQSLAVVVEDAVNAVGVDLNMASAPLLSHIAGLGPTLAQSIVAHRDINGPFATRKALLKVAGLGPKAFEQCAGFLRITGGTEPLDASSVHPEAYGVARKIVQACGRDIRAIMGDTSALAGLRAEQFVDDSFGLPTVRDILTELEKPGRDPRPTFKTATFADGINSITDLKSGMSLEGTVTNVAAFGAFVDIGVHQDGLVHVSQLADRFVKDPHDIVKAGDVVRVRVTEIDVPRKRIALSMRKDGGDAPSPRERDSKKPQPARATKPVNARPTKPESQGTFGSALADALKGRGKES
- a CDS encoding cyanophycinase, whose translation is MSPAQTPKNRKRGWIIPIGGGDRKVHTSTILQRLVELSGGSDARMVIIPTASQLDTAGQRTRDVFRELGLSGIEIVDLETRADCERPEILETLRTATGVFFTGGNQLRLATTIGGTSAAKVLRSGNASGVHIAGTSAGAAFVCEHMIAIGKSGGTPKRGMASLSPGLGLTNRVIVDQHFRERDRLGRLLTALAYNPFATGVGVDEDTAAFIGPDDVIEVFGSGGLTIVDPSELEFSSMADTNMGAAVGLVGVKLHILLAGDKYDLNSRQAYPIGDANHP